A window from Acinonyx jubatus isolate Ajub_Pintada_27869175 chromosome E1, VMU_Ajub_asm_v1.0, whole genome shotgun sequence encodes these proteins:
- the CBX2 gene encoding chromobox protein homolog 2: MEELSSVGEQVFAAECILSKRLRKGKLEYLVKWRGWSSKHNSWEPEENILDPRLLLAFQKKEHEKEVQNRKRGKRPRGRPRKHTVMSCSRHSKLKEPDAPSKSSSSTSSSTSSSTSSDEDEDSDLDAKRGPRGRETHPVPQKKAQILVAKPELKDPVRKKRGRKPLPPEQKAARRPVSLAKVLKTARKDLGTPAGKLPPPLSAPVAGLAALKAHAKEACGGPGAVASPENLASLMKGMAGSPSRGGISWQSSIVHYMNRMSQSQAQAASRLALKAQTTSKCGLGLDLKVRTQKGELGMSPPGSKAPKAPGSGTVEQKGGSAGGPPYVHSGGKAPAGCLGAQPAPAQELSPQVLDLQSVKNGTPGVGAVARHAAAAKGVPATNPGTGKSAGGAPPGGSGASVSCDANKSEKLASRGAALPTPAGKRDCAKGSAGPGGQEGHAGPGEVRKAALPSEMSTGEENSTSDSDPDPASPPGAGQNLSVSVQTSQDWKPTRSLIEHVFVTDVTANLITVTVKESPTSVGFFNLRHY; this comes from the exons ATGGAGGAGCTGAGCAGCGTGGGCGAGCAGGTCTTCGCCGCCGAGTGCATCCTGAGCAAGCGGCTCCGCAAG GGCAAGCTGGAGTACCTGGTCAAGTGGCGCGGCTGGTCCTCCAA aCACAACAGCTGGGAGCCAGAGGAAAATATCCTGGACCCGAGGCTGCTCCTGGCCTTCCAGAAGAA GGAGCACGAGAAGGAGGTACAGAACCGGAAGCGAGGCAAGCGGCCGAGGGGCAGGCCCAGGAAGCACACGGTGATGTCCTGTAGCCGGCACTCCAAGCTCAAG GAACCCGACGCCCCCTCCAAGTCCAGCAGTTCGACGTCTTCGTCCACATCTTCCTCCACGTCCTCGGACGAAGACGAAGACAGCGACTTAGACGCCAAGAGGGGTCCCCGGGGCCGCGAGACCCACCCAGTGCCTCAGAAGAAGGCCCAGATCTTGGTGGCCAAGCCTGAGTTGAAGGACCCCGTCCGGAAGAAGCGAGGCCGCAAGCCCTTGCCCCCAGAGCAGAAGGCGGCCCGGAGACCCGTGAGCCTGGCCAAGGTGCTGAAAACCGCCCGGAAGGACCTGGGGACGCCGGCCGGCAAGCTGCCCCCGCCGCTCAGCGCCCCCGTGGCGGGCCTGGCGGCCCTGAAGGCCCACGCCAAGGAGGCCTGCGGTGGCCCCGGCGCCGTGGCCAGCCCGGAGAACCTGGCCAGCCTCATGAAGGGCATGGCTGGCAGTCCCAGCCGGGGTGGCATCAGCTGGCAGAGTTCCATTGTGCATTACATGAACCGAATGAGCCAGAGCCAGGCCCAGGCCGCCAGCAGACTGGCGCTCAAGGCCCAGACCACCAGCAAGTGCGGCCTCGGGCTGGACCTCAAGGTGAGGACGCAGAAGGGGGAACTGGGGATGAGCCCCCCGGGAAGCAAAGCCCCAAAGGCCCCCGGCAGCGGGACTGTGGAGCAGAAAGGCGGGAGTGCGGGGGGGCCCCCCTACGTCCACAGCGGTGGCAAGGCCCCtgccgggtgcctgggtgcccAGCCTGCACCCGCCCAGGAGCTGAGCCCCCAGGTCTTGGACTTACAGAGTGTCAAGAACGGCACACCAGGGGTGGGTGCGGTTGCCCGCCACGCTGCGGCCGCCAAGGGCGTCCCTGCCACCAACCCGGGCACCGGGAAGAGCGCCGGGGGCGCCCCCCCGGGGGGGAGTGGGGCCAGCGTGTCCTGCGACGCCAACAAGAGTGAGAAGCTGGCTTCTAGGGGGGCCGCTCTGCCCACCCCTGCAGGCAAGAGGGACTGTGCCAAAGGCAGCGCGGGCCCCGGTGGGCAGGAGGGCCACGCGGGCCCCGGAGAGGTGCGCAAGGCGGCCTTGCCGTCCGAGATGAGCACCGGAGAAGAGAACAGCACTTCCGACTCCGACCCCGACCCGGCCTCCCCGCCCGGCGCCGGACAGAACCTGTCTGTGTCTGTCCAGACCAGCCAGGACTGGAAGCCCACCCGCAGCCTCATCGAGCACGTCTTTGTCACTGATGTCACCGCCAACCTCATCACAGTCACGGTGAAGGAGTCCCCCACCAGCGTGGGCTTCTTCAACCTGAGACATTACTGA